tgattttgtgggatcttctttaacaaaatttactccagatattgttgaattaccacgtgacctcttttctaCAGCCTtgttatcctcttcgattctcaagcttactatgagatcttcaacagtcatctccttgcgtttgtgtttgAAGTAGCTTTTAAAGTCCTTCtacaatggaggtaacttttcaataattgcagccacttgaaaagcatcattcacaatcaatcctacattaaaggttatgtgagtattaagagaaaacttaatatttctaacataggcattaaataaatttataccttcagcaagaagatcatggattatgacctacaattcttgaacttgggtgacgacagtcttactgtctatcatcctatagtccagaaattttgcaacaatgaatttcttcattccggcatcttctgttttgtacttcttttctaaatcaTCCTAGAGTTCTTTTTAGGTTTTGACATtgttgtacacattgtacaAATCATCTTGCAGGCCACTCAGAATATAATTTTTgcacaaaaaatctgagtgtgtccatgtttctgttaccaagaatcgttcatcaggcggagtttcatctgacataacaggatcaatctcattaatgaacttctgcagactcaatGCAGTGAGATAGAATAACATCTTTTgctgccatctcttaaagtcggctccagaaaactttgcaggtttctcagccggCGCTAAGGCggcatttgaacgattatgtgcaaccgatgttgttgcagcacttactgttccagcatttgtttaacttgaattagtcatttttttctgtcacaaatggcagataagttaagtatttgaaatattaacagtaaagaacaaatctttacacaaactgtttctgatttaatgataaagtttttatgttcttttaatcgttaaccgaatgaattttaaaaattcaagcagagtagaaaatcataaaggttttaatctccagaaacctgAAATAcagaaactttttaaatttcttaagattgttatattaacctgtatttataaggttaatcaataaacaaaaacagaaagaagatgaagcagaaaatacataaaatacaagaagtaatccgagtccacagaaactactgtgtgtccttaagaaatttaatactctcactgtacccaaggttatggattaatttctccaagataaaacggattaaacctgttaaagaaatagtggtacctcaaatttctttaacttcagaacagcaacaagtcacacagactcagtcgatcgatactttgatttatttgagagaaaaatataagTAGAGAAGGAAAATTTCAGTGTTTAAAAAATCGAAAATTGatttccttttatagccattttcagcaagaaacgtGTCTGTTCagagaaatctgttcagacccgttTTATCCAGAGAGTTgtgttttttggaaaaaataacaactttttggaaaaatgtgtctgttaggaaaataacggctttttggaaagtaacgacttttcaaaatgttacggttacccgcaaatttataagagataatattaacaggatttatttgatttaacaaaaactgattaaataaattttgtccaaaaaatttatcaatcacatcatttgcctaAGCCAAGTaaacgacgacgacggcgcaaggggacatcttcttcttagctctttaagaagtaatggaagtgtttatttatataaggacaacaatttccctttcttttgccgatatgggagaaatgacttttcatttgcactttgcaaatgacttttcattttctctccaaaatagttccctcacttttcatattctctcttttcttttctcattcacacttgctaaacccCAACAAGGAGTACATCAGACAATGTTGAGCAATTTTACATCTTGGGCTACATAAATTTCTAACAGTAACAAAGGTCAAACGTGCAAGACACGTTTCCAAAActagtatttatttataattatctagtataaatataaaatttacgaaaaattattaaattcgcTCGAACCCTAGCTTTGCTACTCTGCCAGgtccttaaaaaaaatattacactatCCAAtcatttttatgtgttataatagatactatatatatctttattaaatttcatgttttaaGAAGGTTTACCTATAAATTTCTTTGCTtcgataaatttatattatgaagGACATGCATGGAGGGTAAGTATCTAGGGTAACATCAGCCAAATAAGATGAATTTTGGAATTAACTAagaatttaaaaactatatacATTGATAGGGCTAAGTTACATTATAGATATATTTTAGGTGAGCAAATGGCGTAAAAACTTCATAGGTTATTAGTATGTACACGTATAAGTTAATTAGACTCATTTTCTCATGtaaatgaaagaattttttcttatataattcaAAATCCATAAAAGTACATCTTGGAAAAAAAGAGAGTGCGATAAATTTCTAGCCTTTGTTTCATTCTGAAAGACTATTcacttttgttgattaattaaaaacaatCACTAATAAGATATGGAACATTAGCTAGTATAACTGGGATAAAATAGTttcaaaaagttaaattatattataacttaTAACATATGATCTATAAAGTTCAAAATTCCTTGctcataaatcataatatatttttgtcaagttgaaaaaaattaacatgtCAAATCGTAAAGTGCCTAGAGGCATCAAGAAAATCTAgctaagatttaagatttattttttttctacttttggtGGTTACTTCAAAGGGATGATTTTGTGGACCAATTTGAAGCTTGGGAATATTGCAAAGTATAattaaacaattgaaaaaaGCAAGGAAATTGTGCTTGGCAAAAGAAAAGGTAACTGAATataaaaaaggacaaaatgTTTAGTACAAGCTGAGCTAAAATCTTTACATTGACAATGACTTCTCATACTATTTGCTTCACTTTTTTTGgttactttttcctttttttgctTTTTGAGGATTTTAATGTTGGTTTTCATCTTTAACTTTCGTAATTAGTGTGCTAATggtatttcaaaaataatttatcatcatTCGCGATATAGAAATGAAGTTTGCGTACAATCTATCCTTCTAAATATAATATAGCAACCATTATATTATCTCCGCTAAATAATTGCCACAAAATCATGATGTTGTTGTTAATTTGTGCAGCAGatgagaaaagaaataaaatgatcCACTGGATGTTCTGACataaagtgaaattttccttttagaaccatatatacatatgaGGCTCTTATTTggtataaagaaaaagaaaatacctAAATAATATTTTGCATGATGTACAATAGAAAGTTGTGTAGTTAATTTAAGTTCTAGTCTCTTCCGTTACATAAAACTAAAGCTCATATTTTGATTGCATGATATGCAAACACCATTTCATcatatttagattaaaaaattgATCACTCTTGTAATTAGTCTTAGTAGTTATATGACACTTACACTTTTAATTAAGGCATTTTAGTTCCGTCTTAACTAACCATAAAGACGGAGAGTTTTAATgcaattgataaaattaatcaCGAATTCGATGCAAGGTAAAAATATGTGCAATAGACCCTTGTTGTCCGACCTTCCTCGGACCCCACACATAACAGAAGCTTAGTGCACCAGACTATCCTTTAATCGATCCTTTCCACTCTTAACATTCAATTAATCTAATTAGAGATACTAGTGCTCTTTTATATACTAGTCCTTTAACTTAAGGATGTACAAGCTATAGACAAGTAGTCTACCAAATGGAACTTAGTTTCATTCAACTTTCAAGTTCTAACCTGAAATTGAGCAGACAATACTTATAAGCTTACTAGTTCAAACTAACCAACACTCTTTGACTCTTTAACATGGATGTTTCAACATCTCATTGAGATAATTTcatcatacaaaaaaaaaatgcatagtACTGCATTacatttgtattttaaatttaagagTAAATGTGTTAATGCAGAACTGCAGATCACTCATCAAGAATGCTTACTCACAATGAGTTTGTTAAAGTTCTATGTAATAAGACCTCACTAAGAATACATTATTTCAAAAGCTAATCAATCTTTGCCTCCTGTTTTTCCTCTGCTGTCTCTGTTACATTACATTGGTAGACAATAAACTTCTCCACAGGACGATTACAACGCGAGCAAACTACAGTTTCTTCACTCAATAATCCTTCTTCAGCTGGAAGGATCTCGTTGTGATAGCAGGGCTTAACAGGCAGAGGAGATCCCATTGCACCTCTAATAGCACTAAATAATCCTAACTTCACGACATGTTCAGTCATTCCCAGAACAAGATTTAAGCATTCTTGGACTTCTCTCCCCTTGAGGATCATTTCATCAGTTGATAATCCCTTTCCGATAATCATCCAATCATTCGATGTTTCACAAGCATCCAGCAATCTCAACACTTTCTGTAAACTGCTGCTATAGTGAGCTGCTTGTTCTACTCTAGCAACTGAATTCTTTATGCTCTCCAGCCTAAGCCAGAACAACTTCATCTTCGTCGTAGATAGGGAAACACTCAAATTATCTTCAATGCTGATGTCTAAAATGTTCTCTGCATCTTTAGATGGATTTCTGTAGCCAACATAAACAGCTTCAAGCTGAATTCCagcatttttaattttcttaaatgtaTCGTTGAGTTCTTTAATCCAACTAATGTTATCACTTCCGTAGATACAAAAATGTTTACCCTCCTCTACCTAACatcaaaaagaatataaatcTTCTGTTAGTAACAACTAAAAGCACCAGTAAAGAGCATTAGACTATTGGttaaaaggcaaaaaaaaacatataaaaagctTACCAAATTGGTCAATAAAGGGTCAATCCCATCAATTAAAAGCTCCAAGATCCTGTTTTCCTGTTCCcacaactctttttcttttgaggTTGAAAAAGGAAATGCTTTGGCCCCCCATAGCCATATAATGTCAACAGCATTTAAGTTTGTCACAACACCATCCGTGCTTAATACTACCATTACGGGCTCATCTTTGTAGCTCCATTCTTGTCTAATGAAGTTAACCACAGATGAATGTAGTGACCATGGTTGTCGGATTGAGAACCAAGGCAATGAATTTGACAGAAACTGGAAGTTCATCTCATCAGTCAAACTCCAGGCTTGTGAATACGGAATTGGAACCCATAATATTGCATAGCTTCCTTCAATCTCTTTATGTAACGGATGATCATGCATTCGTTGTactagataaaatattttctctgaGGTAAAGAGTTCTGGCTTTGAGATCAAGAGTATGACCACCTTGTTTTCCAGTTCTTGGATGCCATAATACTGCTAGCATTCATTTGTTAACTCACAAGAGTACTATTGATTCTCCACTtacatattaagaaaataacttaACACGGAAACAAAAAGTACCTTTTCTAGTGAACTATCTTTCAGTGGTAAGTCATTCTTCAACGAGAATAACACACGAAGCACCTCTTGATTGTCAAAATGGGACATTTTGAAAAGATTGCGTATCTTTTCAGGAAACTTTCTACCTGAGAACAACAAAAGAATTTCAACTTCTTTTCATGTGAATTTTGTCGAACAGGATATTCTCTATAACAAGGGATCATAGAAAGATTATCACCTATTTGCATTTGGCACGTACGTAATTTCTCTTTGAGGTCATTGCATAAGCCACTTAGCTTGTATACCAAGCTGAAGAGAGTCCATGCTGCAATGGTTGTTGAATTTGAATGCCTGGATTTAGGATTTTTCGCGTCAACTTATTTACTGGTGAAGAGATCATGATGAACTAACAAACTAAAAGACATTACATACTAAATGACTTAAATGaagggaaaagggagaaaacaTGCACTTGGTTATCTTTCAAGGTCCCGAAATCTGCAATTTGATAAGCACATGAAATCGAGCTTCTTAAAATCCAGTAGACTGTTATGTACATCTTCGACTTTGTAACAACTATTGTGTCATCATCTAAAAGTTGTTGTTGCAAAGGCAGGCCTTCAAAGTCTAGGACAAGATTTGCTGCCTCAATCATAGTATCGATCAACAAATTCAAAGCTTTTAATTGTATCGTTATCATGTTCAATTCTTTAGGCATTTGCTTAAGTTTTGCAGTTAAAGCTGCCAAAGAGTTACAATGGACTAGCTGTGTTATGAGCCAAAACTCGCCATATATTGAAACAACAGCTGCAAGTGTCAAAACTACTTTAGCATCCCATCTGAAAGGACCTAAAGTTTCAACCAACATCATAGTTTCTTCATGTAAGTCTCCATTCTCGTGGCATTTGCAGAGAATCTACGATAACCAAAGTAATATTATTTAGCTCCACGAACACGAACAATGAGGAAAGGAACAaaacatatatgaatataaaaCACAGAGACAGCACTTACCTCATGTGAAATCTTTTTAATAGTATATCCAAGCTTTTCTTCCAACCCAAACACTTCAACATTCCATGAATTCATATAATTGCTTTGAGGATCAGAGAACTGAAACGAAAAAACACCAAACGCTGTCATGCTGCTACATCAAAATTATATGCCTAAAACTCTCACTGTCTTATTTGTCAGATCCTCCAAAGCTTCACTATTTTAGAGGATCCGATATGCCCTTactgacatttttgaagagtatGAACAACATATTATGCCCAcgtttcttgtttcttttgatGATTGTATATATGATGGAAAAAACCTCAACGAATACATAAACACAGGTGGAAAAAACTCATAATCAAAGCTATACGGTAGAATAATCCAAGTCAAATATACATGAataaagaacatatacaaaagaagatAACTTGGACATTAAGAAAgaatagatatacatatatataacctTAGGTGAGATGCAATGCATGGTGCTCTCAACAACATGAAGCAACTGGCGAGCATCGATCTTATAACGATCGTTAGGATCATGGATTCGGAGAATCTTCATGATCAAAAGATCTTCTTGTATAGATGATAGGAGACATGGATCAAATTGTTCACCTCTAAGCAAGTTCATGGCCAGAATGATTAAGAAGTCACATAGAATACAATTCTTTGCTCATTCTTTGTATACTTGATCATGTGCATATATGTTCATGTGTTGGAAAAGAAAAAGTGTTCCTGTTTCTACagtgatattaaaaataagtggACACCACCAAAAGAAGAGATGCTTATTCAAACTTGTACCAGGGGATTTCTTTTTGCAGCATTAAAGaatcattttaatttgtacTAGCGGTTCCGTTTCaacactttttttctttttcatttcacGTCTCGTATGCGGTATTCACATTAAAGCCCGACTAATTTAGATTAGCATCGAGAAGTTCTACAGCCTAATATTCACATTGGAGCTCGACTAAATCTAAATTAATGCAAGAAAAGTCCCACGTTGGGGCCGGGTAAAGCCCACCTAACAACGGTGACTCTGTACCCAAGAAAACTCGAACCCAAAACCTCTCAATTAAGGATAAAGGAATACTTACTACTATACACTGCATATGAACCCTTGTTGGTCCCTTTTAACACTTTGGTATTGCGTGATCCAGAAGAGAGCCAAACCAACACTAGACAAAAATGTTCAACACAAAGGACAGTACTCTAGATTTAGAGAATTGCATTGAACAGTAACTAAATGTGacaaaaatgagaaattcactaaaaacgtaaaaaaaattatattcaaatttggTAACAAATTGACAACCACCATTAATCAGTAAAACTCAACTACGACTCATTCTTCTCTTAAAACACTCTCTTATGAGTGGATTCGAGATTTGGAGGATTTACTACGTTTAAATTATGACTCTCAATACTAGTATATGGTCACTAATAATGCTATAGtagtaaaattaataaattaaaaaaaaaacaccttttaattaaacaaagaaaaagaaaaattgtcatTGCCGGGCCCACCACAAGCAAAAACAGGAAAAAGCTAATACATGCTTTAATGTACatgcaaatataaaaaaagaataaagaga
This DNA window, taken from Solanum lycopersicum chromosome 5, SLM_r2.1, encodes the following:
- the LOC101249458 gene encoding protein SIEVE ELEMENT OCCLUSION C, with product MNLLRGEQFDPCLLSSIQEDLLIMKILRIHDPNDRYKIDARQLLHVVESTMHCISPKFSDPQSNYMNSWNVEVFGLEEKLGYTIKKISHEILCKCHENGDLHEETMMLVETLGPFRWDAKVVLTLAAVVSIYGEFWLITQLVHCNSLAALTAKLKQMPKELNMITIQLKALNLLIDTMIEAANLVLDFEGLPLQQQLLDDDTIVVTKSKMYITVYWILRSSISCAYQIADFGTLKDNQVHSNSTTIAAWTLFSLVYKLSGLCNDLKEKLRTCQMQIGRKFPEKIRNLFKMSHFDNQEVLRVLFSLKNDLPLKDSSLEKYYGIQELENKVVILLISKPELFTSEKIFYLVQRMHDHPLHKEIEGSYAILWVPIPYSQAWSLTDEMNFQFLSNSLPWFSIRQPWSLHSSVVNFIRQEWSYKDEPVMVVLSTDGVVTNLNAVDIIWLWGAKAFPFSTSKEKELWEQENRILELLIDGIDPLLTNLVEEGKHFCIYGSDNISWIKELNDTFKKIKNAGIQLEAVYVGYRNPSKDAENILDISIEDNLSVSLSTTKMKLFWLRLESIKNSVARVEQAAHYSSSLQKVLRLLDACETSNDWMIIGKGLSTDEMILKGREVQECLNLVLGMTEHVVKLGLFSAIRGAMGSPLPVKPCYHNEILPAEEGLLSEETVVCSRCNRPVEKFIVYQCNVTETAEEKQEAKID